In Armatimonadota bacterium, the genomic window CAGCAGCGGAGAGGTCTACGGTCTGCTGGGACCCAACGGATCGGGCAAGACGACCACCATCCTGATGCTGCTGGGCCTGACCGAACCCACCGCCGGCGAGGTGCGCGTCCTGGGGGAGGACCCTTCGCGCAACCCGCTGGCGGTAAAGCGGCTCGTGGGGTACCTGCCGGACTCTGTCGGCTTCTACGACGACCTCACCGCCAGGGAGAACCTGCGCTACACCGCGCAGCTAAACGGCCTGCCGCGGGCGGAGGCTGAGCGACGCATCGCCGACGTGATGGAGCGGATGGGCCTTGTCGCCCGCGCCGACGACCGCGTGGGGACCTACTCCCGGGGCATGCGGCAGCGCCTCGGTCTGGCCGACGTGCTGCTGAAGCGGCCGAAGGTGGCCATCCTGGACGAGCCGACCATGGGCCTGGACCCGGAGGGGGCCATGGAGTTCCTGGAGATGATCCGCGGCCTGAAGGCCGACGGCCTCACGGTGCTGCTGGCCTCCCACCTCCTCCACCAGGTGCAGGCGGTCTGTGACCGGGTGGGGCTCTTCGCCAACGGGCGCAAGGTGCTGGAGGGCACCGTGGAGGGTCTCTCCGAGCAGATCCTGGGCGGCGCCTACCGCATCCGCGTGGAGGTGGACGGCCGCGGCCCCGGCCTGGAAGGCGCCCTGGCGGGGATCCCCGGCGTCCTCAAGGTCCGGCCCGACCCGCCGCGCGGCTACCTGGTGGAGGCCCGCGCCGATGTTCGCGGGGCGGTGGCGCAGCGGGTGGTCGCCCACGGGGGGACACTGCTTGGCCTGCGGCTGGAGCGGCTGGGCCTGGACGAGGTCTACGCGCGGTACTTCCAGGAGGTGCGCCATGACCGTTGAGCAGCGGGCAATGCCCTGGTGGAGGCGTCGTGCCGGACCGCGCCGGGAGGGGTCGCCCTGGACCGGGCTGTGGGCGGTTACCTTCAAGGAGCTGGCCGACCACCTGGCCAGCGTGCGCATGCGTGTCCTGGAAGGGCTGATCCTGCTCACCGCGCTGGGTACGGTGGTGGCGGCGATTCAGACCATCCGCTCGGTAAGCGAGGCCGCGCAGGAGGATCCCTTCCTCTTCCTGCGCATCTTCACCCTGACCCAGAGCATCGGCGAGCTGGACTACTCCTTCGTCCTGTTCCTGAGCTTCCTGGTCCCGCTGGCCGGCATCGGACTGGGCTTCGACGCCGTCAACGGCGAGCACAACCGCCGCACTCTCAGCCGGATCCTCTCCCAGCCCATCTACCGCGACGCTTTGCTGGCGGGGAAGTTCCTGGCGGGGCTGCTCACCCTGGCCATCTCCCTGCTGGCCCTCTGGCTGCTGGTCACAGGCCTGAGCATCTTCCGCCTGGGAGTGATCCCCGGCGGTGAGGAGGTGGCGCGCGGGCTCCTCTTCTTCATTGCCACCGTGGCCTACGGCGGTATCTGGCTGGCCGTGGCCATGTTCTTCTCCGTGCAGTTCCGCGCTCCCGCCACCTCCGCCCTGGCCGCGCTGGGGGTGTGGCTCTTCTTCGTCCTGTTCTGGCCCATCATCCCCGGCGTAGTGGCCCAGGTGCTGCGCCCGGCGGAGGACCCCCTGAGCGCGGTGGCGCAGGACCAGCTCCGGCTGGCCCTCTCCCGCCTCTCCCCCAACACGCTGTACTCCGAGGTCCTGCTCAGCCTGCTCAACCCGGAGCTGCGGGCCCTGGGGCCGGTGCTGGTCACGCCCCTGGAGGCGCTCTCTATGGTGCGCAACGCCCCCCTGCCCCTGTCGCAGAGCCTGCTGCTGAGCTGGCCGCAGTTCACCGGAATGATCGCCGCACTGCTGCTGCTCTTCGCCGGGGCGTACGTGCTGTTCCAGCGCCAGGAGATCAGGGCGTAGGGCGGCTACCCGAGGAACCGGCGGAATTCCGCGGCGCGCCAGGGCGCCAGCTTGATCATCTTTCCTACGAGCTTCTCCCGCTCGTCCCGCCCCTGCGCCTTCTGCAGGCGCGCCAGCAGCATGGCGATCTTTCGCCTCCGGTGTCGCCGCACCCGCAGCTCCCGTACCCTGGGGTCGGCGCCCATTTCAGGGTTCCTCCTCACACCGGCGTATCTCCGCACCCACCTCAGCATCCCTCACCGCATCGCTCGCTCCATCTGGGGCGGCCAACAGCTCCAGCATCATCCGCGCGTTTCTGGCCGACGAACCGCGGTAGTGGTTGTTGAACATCAGGTAGAGCCGGTCCACCTGACGGGCGATCTCCCTCGCCTTCCCGGCCCAGGGTTCCAGCTCCTCCCGTGAGTACAGGTAGTCGTAGACCTCGTGGGTGGAGGCGCCGCGGCGGCTCCAGGCCGCGGCGTTGCGGCCGTGGAAGCGGACCACAGACCAGTCTGAGGTGACAATCACCTCCGGGGGCACCGTCCAGGAAAGGTCCGGCTCGTCGGGGACGACGTAGATGAGGTCCTGCTCCCGCAGCGTCTGCTCCAGGGCGGCGCGGTGCTTCCGCTCCACCCAGGCGCGGTGCCGGAATTCCACGGCCACCCGGTATCCCGGCAGCCGGCCGCGGATCTGCCCCAGGCGGCGGAACAGGCCGGGGGAGGGGAGGTACCAGCGGGGGAACTGGCAGAGGATGTAGCCGAGCCGGCCAGCCTCGTGCAGCCGGCGGGCGAATTCGGTGAAGTGCGCCCAGCACGCCTCCTCCGCATCGCGCGAGACCTCCCGGAAGCTGACCTGCCGCATGGCGGCTGCCTCGGCCGGCAGGAGGCGCTGGATCTCCGGGGGCAACCGCCGCGGGTCTACACCGTGACCGGTGAAGAGGCCGAAAGCCTTAACGTGGAAGACGAATCCCGGCGGCGTCCACTGGATCCAGCGGTCCGCCATCTGCGGATCCAGCAGGGCGTAGTACGTGGCGTCGATCTCCACCGTGGGGAAGACGGTGGCATAGAAGCGCAGGCGGGCGGCCGGCCGATCGGCCACAGGCTTGGGGTAGAATCCGCCTTCCTTGACGAAGTGCGCGTCCGCCCAGGAGCAGGTTCCGGCGTAGACCGCGGCACGACCCATCTGCAGCGGCTTCGCCCA contains:
- a CDS encoding ABC transporter ATP-binding protein yields the protein MTAVIETRGLTKRYGPVTAVEDLTLTISSGEVYGLLGPNGSGKTTTILMLLGLTEPTAGEVRVLGEDPSRNPLAVKRLVGYLPDSVGFYDDLTARENLRYTAQLNGLPRAEAERRIADVMERMGLVARADDRVGTYSRGMRQRLGLADVLLKRPKVAILDEPTMGLDPEGAMEFLEMIRGLKADGLTVLLASHLLHQVQAVCDRVGLFANGRKVLEGTVEGLSEQILGGAYRIRVEVDGRGPGLEGALAGIPGVLKVRPDPPRGYLVEARADVRGAVAQRVVAHGGTLLGLRLERLGLDEVYARYFQEVRHDR
- a CDS encoding ABC transporter permease subunit — its product is MTVEQRAMPWWRRRAGPRREGSPWTGLWAVTFKELADHLASVRMRVLEGLILLTALGTVVAAIQTIRSVSEAAQEDPFLFLRIFTLTQSIGELDYSFVLFLSFLVPLAGIGLGFDAVNGEHNRRTLSRILSQPIYRDALLAGKFLAGLLTLAISLLALWLLVTGLSIFRLGVIPGGEEVARGLLFFIATVAYGGIWLAVAMFFSVQFRAPATSALAALGVWLFFVLFWPIIPGVVAQVLRPAEDPLSAVAQDQLRLALSRLSPNTLYSEVLLSLLNPELRALGPVLVTPLEALSMVRNAPLPLSQSLLLSWPQFTGMIAALLLLFAGAYVLFQRQEIRA
- a CDS encoding DUF72 domain-containing protein, whose translation is MGRAAVYAGTCSWADAHFVKEGGFYPKPVADRPAARLRFYATVFPTVEIDATYYALLDPQMADRWIQWTPPGFVFHVKAFGLFTGHGVDPRRLPPEIQRLLPAEAAAMRQVSFREVSRDAEEACWAHFTEFARRLHEAGRLGYILCQFPRWYLPSPGLFRRLGQIRGRLPGYRVAVEFRHRAWVERKHRAALEQTLREQDLIYVVPDEPDLSWTVPPEVIVTSDWSVVRFHGRNAAAWSRRGASTHEVYDYLYSREELEPWAGKAREIARQVDRLYLMFNNHYRGSSARNARMMLELLAAPDGASDAVRDAEVGAEIRRCEEEP